The proteins below are encoded in one region of Scleropages formosus chromosome 19, fSclFor1.1, whole genome shotgun sequence:
- the LOC108939078 gene encoding UDP-glucuronosyltransferase 2A1, translating to MVPGPVLTLSLIYLLGGFCTESQAGKILVYPVDGSHWLNMNVLLGKLHQRGHIITVIRSSTSWYIAEEAPHYSSITVPLLERSSVEDPGYMASFLRRNLEISQKGRSVLAFIALQKEVVSMLSEAHRGSAEMVRTILEDRKLVQKLKIEQYDLMLTDPGFGGGVILGSYLGLPMVFNARWITNGEAHFAIAPSPLSYIPTIGSLVSDQMTLLNKLKNFLHYGIGLYIDHVITRPYYQSVCDQFLGSPTNIYSLMQGADLWLMRVDFVFEFPRPTMPNVVYIGGFQCRSANPLSPELEEFVQSSGEHGVVIMSLGTLLGSLLPEISEVIASAFARLPQKVIWRHLGPRPSTLGNNTMVVDWLPQNDLLGHPKTRAFVTHGGTNGIYEAIYHGIPVLGLPLIFDQFDNMVRLEERGAAKVLDVTNLEVESLTKSLQDIMDEKQSYRSNMHRLSQLHHDQPLKPMDNAIFWLEFVIRRKGASHLRTESYKMPWYAYHSVDVMAFLLGVFATVFFLIFTMLKCLCRAVRSRRKVKLQ from the coding sequence ATGGTGCCGGGTCCAGTCCTTACATTGTCCCTCATCTACCTACTGGGGGGCTTTTGCACCGAGTCCCAGGCTGGGAAGATCCTGGTGTATCCAGTGGATGGCAGTCACTGGCTCAATATGAATGTGCTCCTTGGGAAGCTCCACCAGCGAGGACACATCATCACCGTCATTCGCTCCTCAACCAGCTGGTACATAGCAGAAGAGGCACCCCACTACAGCTCCATTACTGTTCCCCTCCTGGAGAGAAGCAGCGTGGAGGACCCGGGCTATATGGCATCTTTTCTCAGAAGGAACCTTGAGATTTCTCAGAAAGGCAGGTCTGTTCTGGCTTTCATTGCCTTGCAGAAAGAAGTTGTTTCCATGCTGTCTGAGGCCCATCGAGGCAGTGCCGAGATGGTCCGGACAATTCTAGAAGATAGGAAGCTTGTGCAGAAGCTAAAGATAGAACAATATGACTTGATGTTAACTGATCCAGGCTTTGGAGGAGGTGTGATACTGGGAAGTTATCTGGGTTTACCTATGGTGTTCAATGCCCGTTGGATCACTAACGGAGAGGCGCACTTTGCTATTGCACCCTCCCCTCTGTCCTACATCCCAACCATTGGTTCATTGGTCTCTGACCAAATGACCCTATTGAATAAACTGAAGAACTTCCTACACTATGGAATAGGACTTTATATTGACCATGTCATCACAAGACCTTATTACCAAAGTGTTTGCGACCAGTTTCTTGGCTCCcctacaaatatttattctCTTATGCAGGGGGCTGATTTGTGGCTAATGCGGGTGGACTTTGTTTTTGAGTTTCCCCGGCCCACGATGCCCAATGTGGTGTATATAGGTGGCTTTCAGTGTCGATCGGCGAATCCTTTGTCTCCAGAGCTCGAGGAGTTTGTGCAGAGTTCTGGAGAGCATGGTGTGGTAATCATGTCTTTAGGGACTCTGCTTGGAAGCCTCCTGCCTGAAATATCAGAGGTTATTGCATCTGCCTTTGCCCGACTTCCCCAGAAAGTAATATGGAGGCATCTAGGACCGAGACCCTCCACTCTTGGCAACAACACAATGGTGGTGGACTGGCTGCCCCAGAACGACCTATTGGGCCACCCCAAAACTCGTGCTTTTGTCACACATGGGGGCACAAATGGCATCTACGAGGCCATCTACCATGGCATCCCCGTCCTTGGGCTGCCACTCATCTTTGACCAGTTTGACAACATGGTCCGCCTTGAAGAAAGAGGAGCAGCCAAAGTTCTGGATGTGACAAATCTAGAGGTGGAATCTCTGACAAAGAGTCTACAAGATATCATGGATGAAAAGCAGTCCTATAGGTCCAATATGCATAGACTGTCCCAGCTGCACCATGACCAGCCTCTTAAACCCATGGACAATGCAATCTTTTGGTTAGAGTTTGTCATAAGACGCAAAGGTGCTTCGCACCTTCGCACAGAGTCATATAAAATGCCCTGGTATGCTTACCACAGTGTTGACGTGATGGCATTTCTCTTGGGTGTCTTTGCTACTGTGTTTTTCCTGATTTTTACCATGCTTAAATGTCTCTGTAGGGCTGTAAGAAGTAGAAGAAAGGTCAAGCTCCAGTAA